A stretch of DNA from Polyodon spathula isolate WHYD16114869_AA chromosome 4, ASM1765450v1, whole genome shotgun sequence:
AAGCTACTTTGGCTGTATATAAAAGTCAGTTCCTTCATTAAAATGCCATGACTCAAGAGGAAATATAAAAACCTTATTAGTAATTACAGAGCTTTACTGTTgattgttttactctgaaaacaagGCTAGATTGTCCATCCCTGGCCCCCTTTCAGCTGCACCACTAATTTACTGGGATGCTTGGATAAGTTCCACCTGATTTAACATGTGGGAACCAGACAGCGGGTTCAAAAGTCATCATTTACATGATTGGGAAGAACTAAAGGAAACCATTAATACTGATATATTAACTTTAAAAAGGTAGTGCACGATTCTAGCATGGTACCTTTTGCATgcttaaaggagaaaaaaatcagatttgcaaacagcaatgtgaaaacttataaatatttagttttaaagtctGAGTTTGTGGTTGAGAcatgtgtgattaaaaataatacatttaaaagcgATACTTTATATCACCTAACTAATATTTATTGTCTCATACATTTGATCTGTATGATTCTCTTTTGTTTCTGCATACAGCTCGTTGTTATGTTTTAACTATACCAGCAAGTAAATTGTTCTGAAAAGGCTTGTCAAGTCCAGCTTGCGTTTTTCATGGTAGGCCAGCTGTAATAGGACTGGGGTTGGCACAGGTTGGTCTGTGACCACGCATTGTAGCCTCGACTGATAAATAAGCAGGCTAATTGAATTTACAAACAGATTGCTCTTCACTGCCAGCTGGACCTTTATCAAAATGTGTGATAAATGACTGCCCGCCAGGCTAGACCTCAAGCTTGTACAAAGTATCTGAACAACCCCCACCCTTTTGCTTAGCGCTCCCTCCATCCCCCAATGTACTGGCAAAGTGCCAGTGCAACCAACCCTGAGACAAGCTTGTTTTTCTGTGCTGATAATGTGTTATTAAGTTACTAGACTGTGGTTGATGTTAAAATCCCACGCTTTTCTGTGGGAAAGAGAGATTGTTTGCTCTGATTCTGGGGTTGGGTGCTGCTGAGTGTGTGCTTACAGCATTCGAGATGTTAGGTGGAGGTGTGACGACTTTTGTCTTTGATGCACTCTAGAATCAGCTCACTAATAGAATAACGTTACTACTTCATGCTGAGTTGCTGTCTTTTTGGCTTTGTGTATGGTTTTTAAATAGTGTGTAACAGCAGGAGAGCACTTTGATTATTAACCATAAAAGTTAATTGTTAGAAGACCAGCAAAACCTGCCTTATCAGTGCACTATGTGTTAAGTATAATATGCTGTAGTGTGGATATAATACTCCATACAATAGTGAATAGATATAAAACAAGACTAAAGCTATTAGTATGTCCATTGTCAGTTGACTATACAGGCAGTACTGCTTGACAGAGATTTCAGAATTTAGATGGAGATTACAATACAAAGAGATGAATACAATACATAGAGaaagattgataaaaaaaaaaaaaagaaagtaaatcagttaataaaataaataaggtaCAGGTTCCAAATGTGTGAAATCAACTAAACTAATAACGTTGTAGTTTTTCCTCAAAGTATGAGATATGATGTATTTCTTCACTGCATTCCAGTTGTACGGTCTCAATGGACTGAACGAGGGGATACGTATTTCAAAACATTGCAGAACAAGACAGTGctgattgtattttaattttttctttgtttgcaatTAACCTAAAGGCGTAATCTGGTTATGGATTTCATAAGGttaccataaaaataaataagtaatgcaACTGCCAGACACATTAGATAAATGATAAGCACTATGTTATGTGCTGTTTCAAAAGGCTATATTTTCTAATTGGCAGATCTAAATCATTCATGAATGATAGAGAGAAAGGGCGTCTGTAATGTGAAGTAAAGAGCACTCTACTCCAGCACAGCATCGTTTAAAAAGACTCCAGGGCAGGGTGATTGCACTGCTGCACTGGGAGAGAGGATGAGGTAGATAGCTGGTCTGTGACCAGGCCTGCGAGCCAGGGCAGCTGGCCACCACTCCCATAGGGATACTGAATGTAGAGCTTGTTAAATATATGGACCCCTTGGAAATGGCTTGCCTTGACTGAAACCAGCTGTGTGTCAGGCCTCTTGCTCTCACTGTCCTCATCTGCTGTATAAACCAATGAATATACAAAAGAGAACTGTGGAAACACTTTATTCTCCATTAATATGGATGTCTTCTTCAGAATGTTATTagcttacagtgtgtgtgtgtgtgtgtgtgtgtgtgtgtgtgtgtgtgtgtgtgtgtgtgtgtgtgtgtgtgtgtgtgtttgtgtatgtgtatgtgtatatatacacacacacacacacacacacacagagcaaaccTCTTCAAGATATTTTTTCTTAAAGTACTTCTTCTGTGACCCATTTCTGAGATGCTGAAGACCTTTAATAGGAATGGTTTGATATTTTAAAGAAGTTGGaaaatttcttattttaaaagtgtgttctttaaaattgatttaagtaCAACACATACTGCAAGGACCATTGTTGTACCTCGTTGTGTAACCCTATTTAAGCCTACTCtcttttgttttacacatgcatgaagtaaacagttctatgcTTGGGTATTTCTTgtttctcatgttcattttttaactctaacatttaaaacacatgtatttcagtgccatatttgtacaactacagtatatgacGTTCTATATAATTACACTTGAAAATGGGGGCTTTTCGCTTATAGGCAGCTTTcagttaatgacaactttttgcttGGAACCGAGAGATTGTTAATAAGGTGCATCTACTGTATTATAAACAAGTGTTTAGTAACTGCCTACTTTAAATGCAGCAGTCAGCTTCCTGGATCCCACAATTCAAGCCTAACTGATTGTCCTGTCTGGCTGATATTAAAGCAATTCAGAAAGAGAAAAATGCCATGTATGCAATTGAAAGTGCCACGTAATTAACTTTTAGTCACTGGATTCAAttaaactgatatatatatatatatatataaaactgctttactttttttttttttattaacggTGAACCTGGTGCACTGATCTTGCTACAGAGTCCAGTCTAATGTGGACAAATCTCTTTggaatgatcttcagtggcaatgctgggcactgcaatggcaagaatatattaattaataatggCAGCACCTGCAGCTGCATCGTTGAATCGTACCACCACTGTAACATTTTCTTATTATCAATGACGATTATCAATGACAATATCATGTCAGTTCCAGAGCCTTTATTTGGACAAATATGCAAATTGTTCAATGATGCTGCCTACCAATGGTGTCGCTAGGGTTACTGCAGGAAAATACACTGGTTTAATATCACAGTACCccagctgtattttttaaaattatttctacaCAGGGCAACCAtggtttataaattaaaatatattagtaATAACATacgttatttgttttctttacccTTTCAGAGGCTGAAGGCAGCCCTGTCACATCACCCGGCAACTATGCCCAACGGAAATATGAACACAATGGGTCACATGATGGAAATGATGTCAGCTCGACAGGAGCAGGCTGCTCACCACCACATGCACTCCCACCCTCACCAGCACCCATCTCTGCAGCCTCTTCACCATGCCTACCAGCAGCACCACCACCATGCTCACCCGCCACCccaacaccagcaccagcaccagcaccagcaccagcagcagcagcagcagcagagccacACTCACCACCACTCACACCCGCCACCACACCTGCATCACCACCAGACCTCCCCGCACCAGCAAATCCAGTCCCAGGTACTCGCCAACAGACAGGCCGGTCTTGCTCCACAGGGCTGCCCATGAATGTTGTAACCCGCATGAGTATTAGAACAAGCTTATgtgatttctctttttaaatgtgtatactATTGCATGAAGGGAAACTTAAATTAAATCCATTAGAGTTGctatgtttgggttttttttgtatttaaatgtgttttttttgttggtttctttgtttgttttttatgatgtttgcatgCTGTATCAGGCTTGTAAAGGCGAATAAAGGCTGAGCAAATATTAACCAAATACTGTAGGAAAGTCAAATAGAAATAATTCCCCAGCGGGTctccgagtggctcatccagttaaagcgctgccgctgggagcgcaggctgtgtaaagaggctgaactttgctggggactcccgGGGTGGGTGATGGGAAACCTACAGGGACTCTTTCTCCTCATCACgaaacagcaaaccctactggccagacaccaagcacgttcagagtggataagaagcagggctgatctctgttctctgggatcggtagcccgatctgctctggattgctaggcataaaagcaattctggctttaggcttgtgagatcggaggtcgctcacacgccctcagaatgcctgtgctgtgtggggacatTCGAAGTTGggggaagaaataaataaaaataataattggtcactgtaaattaaaaaaaaaataaaatcaatacaataataataacccccAATCTggaaatgtctttttgttttttttaagatattttatACGCTGTTCTAGACAAAACGAagagtctgttttattttattatgtttacatGCCTAGACACAGCATGAAAACGTCACACAacccatttaaatgcatacaattTCCATTTACAGCTTATTAGGCCACTTcagtgcatttataaaaaaaagttttaattaatgTGTGATTGACTCAGACCTTTTGAGAAATTGAAGGACATATTTGGAATAATTCaattgtttctaaaaaaaaaaagagagacaattGAATTAAATTTTAAGAAGTTTAAAAGTTCATCAAATGTATGAATCTGATATGTTAGATAAACAGAGTTTTGTTATCTTTGTATTCTCTGTAATTAAATGTAAGTATTGGAGCAGAAGTAATCATCAGAATCATCCACCTAAGTAAATACAAGTCCaagaccaaaaaacaaaaaatattgatatattaaaaaaaaaactgtaaaaagttTAATTTCGCACATATCTCAATATAATCTTAATGTTCTCACATTGCTTATTAGCATAGATCTAGAAGcactgtactattttttttttggcacactAACCTTCATTTGAATTGCTATGTAGCACTTACCACCTgtaatcacatttcatttttttgtgtgtaattcaACTTAATTTTGActgcaatattttaaatgattggaATGCTCAAATGACCAGCAGTCACGCATGGGCCCATAGTTCCCAGGGTTTTCAGAAATAAAGATAGTGCTCAAGAATGCCTGTTGAGATGGTGAAGAGATGGTGATTAGAGAGAAATACTGCCTTGCTCGTTAGAGGTTTGGTAGGGTCTACAGCATGTGGTGCTCTGATCTCCCTTTTGGGTGTAGTTCCCCATAAAAATTGAATAACTCCGCTAACTGTCTATTTATGGGATGTtagtattttataattttgttttaagtattttagcatgattaaaaaataaaaaaatttaaaggaATGTATCTAAGACCCAATTAATTTAGTAGGAGTACCCACCTCAGTGGCTattaacataaatattaaaatgttatttatttagcatGCCTGCGGACAAAAGAAGTTAGATTAAAGACAAAGATGACAAACTGATATAAGAGAATATACAAACATAAGAGCACTCGTGGCATGAACTCGTTCCTTTTATTAGTAAAACTATAGAAAACATGTAGaccgtttgtgttttttttaagtgtgttgcAGTTGCTTCACTAGACCATAGACAGTgtattgtcatgttttgttttattttctttcaaaatctttCAAGTGGTAACTAGCACTTAATGTTTTGGACTCCTGCCATCTTTGACTTAGTGCCAAAACGTCTGCGGACTGGGGGGTTGGGTGTAATAGGAGGGAGAAGGGGAATTAATTTGTTTTGCcagtctgctctctctctctctctctctctctctctctctctctctctctctctctctctctctctctctctctctctctctctctccatatattCTGCAACATCGTCACTAATTGAACTAATAACTGCATTTGATGTGTGATAGGTATCACCTGCAGCCCAGCAAATGCAGGCAAGCCAGACATTACAGTCGCCCCAACCCACTGGAGGCCGTAGGAGGAGGGTGGTGGATGAAGACCCAGACGAAAGGAGACGGAAATTTCTAGAAAGGAACCGAGCTGCCGCCACACGTTGCAGACAGAAGAGGAAAGTGTGGGTGATTTCACtggaaaaaaaagcagaagaaCTAACTCAGACAAACATGCAGCTTCAGGTATGGAGCTATACAATGCGCCACTTTACCAAACCAGTGTTGACACAGGCGAGTTAATTCAGAGGGTATATTGCTTTCCACTTAATGAACAGCCTCTGCAGGGTTTGGCTCAGCACAGAGGTACCAAGGAACCTTTGAAACCCTCTAGGAGCCCGAAAGTTTCAATAGGTTCTTCCCCTCTCTGAGACTGAGCTGCCTTGATTAATTTCATACATTACAAGGGCTACAGGCCCATTATAATGCCTGTTTCCAAGTGTTAAATGTAGGTTTCTTGGTAAGTTATATCAATAAACATTGTGTTTAATCCAAAGTAGCAGCTTCAGAACAGCAGATGATATTCTGAAACCTTTCAAATTCCGATATTCCAAAATCTTTCAAATTGCTGCACTGTTTTGTAATTCTGAAGCAAGAGTTATAAGAAATGTATAAACAGAATAACATGTggacagtagtttaaaaaaacaaaaaacaaacataaactgGTACATCCTGCTAtcactgtgttattattgtttcatgttgatttgaatTAACCCCCCTCCCCCGTGCCAGctttgaaattttattttattttattggaatttgaaataaaaaaattgaccagaattatttaaaataattggtttGGTAATTAATATGAAGGTGCTGAAAGGATGACAAGTGTAGTCggacaatgtttaaaaaaaaaaaaaaaactgtcatacaaacccaattaaaaaaacGTAAACAATGGTCAACCAAAGTTCCTAACATGCCACTGTCTGGCCTGTAGCACCAAACAGgggagtttacccactttttttatttaccactacaccaatGAATTAACCCTAACCTGAGCTGTAGTTAAATGTCTTCATTGTATCTGTTttatgttaacactagaaccgccgggtttatgctactacctagagccaccagcagtagtcattttgacaggtacattttaaacagctttgatatgaaaatgaaatgcaaactatcagatacaactcaaaagatgtatttatgaacatcatgtctaacatttgcatagcagaaacaccgtatttaaatgaaaaaattaatttattttcaaaattagcgcatataatgcatgacgtaaaaaaatgaaaaactataataaaataaacacttcaaaagaagatattatgtaaacagatgtaaactgctatatgcacatgcaaaattgtaaaaacaaagtaattatttaaaaaaaaaaaattcttcaattgttttgctaattacagtgaaataaaaattgtcattggtaataTTCATTCCTTTTCCTAAGCACAATTACATCAGCCTATGTATCACATTGTCACCCAGTCTCTGGCCAGCTGGgagagtttcatctttgcacaggtaggggtagagtccgctgccagccaaaac
This window harbors:
- the creb5b gene encoding cyclic AMP-responsive element-binding protein 5 isoform X3 yields the protein MAMRPVPGSLSSLLHLRNRQRQPLPASMPGPLPDPTMPGSSAVLMPMERQMSMGSNMMGMQGPNLSNSCASPQVPTMHSEAKLRLKAALSHHPATMPNGNMNTMGHMMEMMSARQEQAAHHHMHSHPHQHPSLQPLHHAYQQHHHHAHPPPQHQHQHQHQHQQQQQQQSHTHHHSHPPPHLHHHQTSPHQQIQSQVSPAAQQMQASQTLQSPQPTGGRRRRVVDEDPDERRRKFLERNRAAATRCRQKRKVWVISLEKKAEELTQTNMQLQNEVTMLKTEVTQLKQLLLTHKDCPITAMQKESQGYLSPESSPPGSPAPVCSQQQVIQHNTITTSTAAISEAVGNSVLSQLANHRTDMNPIL